In Eleginops maclovinus isolate JMC-PN-2008 ecotype Puerto Natales chromosome 10, JC_Emac_rtc_rv5, whole genome shotgun sequence, the following proteins share a genomic window:
- the sgca gene encoding alpha-sarcoglycan encodes MAGCRSWLLCLTVCAVSLLETNAEIKVTIPVGKLFTFELLRETFQNDFEPLSKLFAGRLYDDPVMFFKCNQKNFPDLPEWLRFTQRHPYDNGFLYGTPTAPGKTIIEIYAINKRSYEAARHILVIKATAEEMLPYQAEFFLKLREIEKVLPSSVQDEIKHDLQKLWDTEELEIINITNALDRGGRVPLPLAGHFEGVYVKVASKQYFSDCLLRVLTTEHEQQCTAGSKVKVPGECNFCSIPSNCITWCKTELFDLTKQATAPPAPPLGSGILEDGGDFNPPESPPSRDFFPDYIVTVIVPLILAIILCLLLAYIMFGRREGVTKRNAKTDQIQLYHHHTIHGNTDELRNMAGLRSSAPPLSTLPMFNSRTLDRAPLLRSDSPSIPLIMAQHDPYSDTLPRK; translated from the exons ATGGCAGGCTGCAGGAGCTGGCTCCTCTGTTTAACAG TTTGTGCCGTCAGTTTGTTGGAGACAAATGCAGAGATCAAAGTTACTATTCCTGTGGGGAAGTTATTTACATTCGAGCTGCTGAGAGAGACTTTCCAGAATGACTTTGAACCTTTGTCAAAACTCTTTG CTGGCCGCTTGTACGATGACCCGGTAATGTTTTTTAAGTGCAACCAGAAGAATTTCCCAGACCTCCCAGAGTGGCTGCGCTTCACCCAGAGGCATCCCTACGATAATGGATTCCTGTACGGCACGCCAACTGCTCCAGGAAAAACTATAATTGAG ATCTATGCCATTAATAAACGGAGCTATGAAGCAGCCAGACACATACTGGTGATCAAAGCCACTGCAG AGGAGATGCTGCCCTATCAAGCAGAGTTCTTCCTCAAGCTGAGGGAGATTGAGAAGGTGCTGCCCTCTTCTGTTCAGGACGAGATAAAGCATGATCTACAAAAGCTGTGGGACACGGAGGAGTTGGAAATAATCAACATCACAAACGCCCTGGACCGCGGCGGTAGAGTTCCCCTCCCGCTTGCAGGACACTTTGAAGG tgtgtatgtgAAGGTGGCCTCGAAACAGTATTTCTCAGATTGTCTCCTGAGGGTGCTGACAACAGAGCATGAACAGCAGTGCACGGCCGGGTCCAAGGTCAAGGTCCCCGGAGAATGTAACTTCTGCAGCATTCCCAGCAACTGCATCACCTGGTGCAAGACGGAGCTG TTTGATCTTACTAAGCAGGCAACAGCTCCACCGGCTCCCCCACTGGGCTCTGGGATTCTGGAAGACGGAGGAGACTTCAACCCTCCCGAGTCGCCCCCGAGCAGAGACTTCTTTCCGGACTACATCGTGACAGTGATCGTGCCACTGATCCTCGCCATCATCCTGTGTCTCCTGCTGGCCTACATCATGTTCGGCAGACGAGAGGGAGT TACGAAGAGGAATGCAAAAACAGACCA GATTCAGCTGTACCACCACCACACCATCCACGGGAACACTGACGAGCTGAGGAACATGGCGGGACTACGCAGTTCTGCTCCACCTCTGTCCACACTGCCCATGTTCAACAGCCGCACTTTGGACCGGGCCCCCCTGCTGCGGTCTGACAGCCCCAGCATCCCCCTCATCATGGCCCAGCA TGATCCATACAGCGACACGCTGCCCAG gaAATGA
- the col1a1b gene encoding collagen, type I, alpha 1b produces MFSFVDIRLALLLSATVLLARGQGEDDSSFGSCTLEGQLYNDKDVWKPEPCQICVCDSGTVMCDEVICEDTSDCTDPIIPDGECCPICPDETEDTSTPQPGNQGPKGDEGPVGPPGNDGLDGQPGVPGPPGPPGPPGLGGNLRPQMSYVDHSKSSGPPVPGPMGPMGPRGPSGSPGSSGPQGFNGPPGEPGEPGASGAMGPRGPAGPLGKNGDDGEPGKAGRPGERGAAGPQGARGFPGTAGLPGIKGHRGFSGLDGAKGDGGPAGPKGESGSAGENGIPGAMGARGLPGERGRPGAPGPSGARGNDGNTGAAGPPGPTGPAGSPGFPGGAGAKGETGPAGGRGNEGPQGARGEAGNPGPSGPAGAAGAPGSDGSAGGKGSPGAAGIAGAPGFPGARGPAGSQGAVGAPGPKGNNGDHGPTGSKGEPGVKGEPGPAGVQGLPGASGEEGKRGGRGEPGGAGARGPNGERGAPGARGFPGADGGAGGKGGPGERGANGPAGPQGATGESGIPGGAGAPGPKGMTGSPGTPGPDGKAGPAGSPGQDGRTGPAGATGSRGQPGVMGFPGPKGVAGENGKPGERGPTGATGALGAPGKDGDVGAPGPSGVAGPAGEKGEGGPAGPSGFQGLPGPQGATGETGKPGEQGGPGEAGPSGPSGPRGDRGFPGERGAPGGAGPTGSRGAPGPAGNDGAKGEPGAGGAPGGMGSPGMQGMPGERGSSGLPGAKGERGDAGAKGGDGSAGKDGMRGMTGAIGVPGPHGAQGEKGEPGAVGVAGPTGPRGAPGERGETGPSGPAGFAGPPGADGQPGAKGESGDSGPKGDGGAPGPAGPVGGAGPQGPSGPTGPKGARGGAGPPGATGFPGPAGRVGPPGPSGASGPPGPMGPLGKDGARGGRGETGPAGRPGEAGATGPQGLSGEKGSVGSDGAPGPSGIPGPQGVVGQRGIVGLPGQRGERGFSGLPGTSGEPGKQGPAGLHGERGPPGPAGPPGLTGPTGEAGREGSAGHDGAPGRDGAAGPKGDRGESGMSGPPGPPGAPGAPGAVGPSGKSGDRGESGAAGSPGPAGPAGVRGPAGPAGAKGDRGEAGEAGDRGHKGHRGFTGMQGLPGTSGGSGERGPAGASGPAGPRGPSGSNGSPGKDGMNGLPGPIGPPGPRGRNGEMGPSGPPGPPGAAGPPGPPGSGINFISEPFQEKAPDPFRGGHYRADDPNMMRDRDMEVDTTLKTLTQKVEIIRSPDGTQKSPVRMCRDLKMAHPEWKSDMFWVDPNQGSPLDAIKVHCNMETGETCVYPSESSIPMKNWYLSKNIREKKHVWFSESMTGGFQFQYGSNGADPEDVNIQMTFMRLMSNQASQNMTYHCKNSIAYMDSATGNLKKALLLQGTNDVEIRAEGNSRFTYSVSEDGCTSHTGSWGKTVIDYKTSKTSRLPIIDIAPMDVGAPDQEFGVEVGPVCFL; encoded by the exons ATGTTCAGCTTTGTGGATATTCGGTTAGCGCTGTTGCTCAGCGCCACAGTGCTTCTGGCGAGAGGACAAGGCGAGGATGATA GCTCATTTGGCAGCTGCACATTAGAAGGACAGTTGTACAATGACAAGGATGTATGGAAACCAGAGCCCTGCCAGATCTGCGTTTGCGATAGTGGCACCGTCATGTGCGATGAGGTGATCTGTGAGGACACATCCGACTGCACCGATCCCATCATCCCTGATGGAGAGTGCTGCCCTATCTGCCCCGATG AAACCGAGGACACATCTACACCTCAG CCAGGAAACCAGGGTCCCAAAGGAGACGAG GGTCCAGTTGGTCCTCCTGGCAACGATGGACTTGATGGACAGCCTGGTGTTCCCGGCCCTCCCGGCCCCCCTGGCCCCCCTGGCCTTGGCGGA AACCTCCGTCCTCAGATGAGCTATGTTGACCACTCCAAATCCAGCGGCCCACCTGTCCCTGGCCCCATG GGTCCTATGGGTCCTCGTGGTCCTTCTGGATCCCCTGGCTCCTCT GGTCCTCAGGGTTTCAATGGTCCCCCAGGAGAGCCCGGTGAGCCCGGAGCTTCT GGTGCCATGGGTCCTCGTGGTCCCGCCGGACCCCTCGGAAAGAACGGAGATGAT GGTGAGCCCGGCAAAGCTGGTCGCCCCGGTGAGCGTGGAGCCGCTGGCCCTCAG GGTGCTCGTGGATTCCCCGGAACCGCTGGACTTCCCGGCATCAAGGGACACAGA GGATTCAGCGGTCTGGATGGAGCTAAGGGAGACGGTGGACCCGCTGGCCCCAAG GGAGAGTCTGGTTCAGCTGGTGAGAACGGTATCCCCGGTGCCATG gGCGCTCGTGGTCTTCCTGGTGAGAGAGGTCGCCCTGGAGCTCCTGGACCTTCT GGTGCTCGTGGTAATGATGGAAACACTGGTGCTGCTGGTCCCCCT GGACCTACCGGACCTGCTGGTTCTCCTGGTTTCCCCGGTGGTGCTGGTGCtaag GGAGAGACTGGCCCTGCTGGTGGACGTGGAAATGAGGGACCCCAGGGAGCCCGTGGTGAGGCTGGTAACCCCGGACCTTCTGGACCCGCTGGAGCTGCT GGTGCCCCCGGATCTGATGGCTCTGCTGGTGGTAAGGGTTCTCCT GGTGCTGCTGGTATTGCTGGTGCTCCTGGTTTCCCCGGCGCTCGTGGTCCTGCTGGATCTCAGGGTGCTGTCGGTGCTCCCGGTCCCAAGGGTAACAAC GGTGACCACGGTCCTACTGGTTCTAAGGGAGAGCCTGGTGTGAAGGGAGAGCCT GGCCCCGCTGGAGTTCAGGGACTTCCTGGTGCCTCTGGTGAGGAAGGCAAGAGAGGAGGACGTGGAGAGCCCGGTGGTGCTGGAGCCCGTGGACCCAATGGAGAGCGT GGTGCCCCTGGTGCTCGTGGTTTCCCTGGTGCTGATGGAGGTGCTGGTGGCAAG GGAGGCCCCGGTGAGCGTGGTGCCAACGGCCCAGCTGGACCTCAGGGAGCCACCGGTGAGTCTGGTATCCCCGGTGGTGCCGGCGCACCTGGACCCAAG GGTATGACTGGTAGCCCCGGAACCCCTGGCCCCGATGGAAAAGCTGGACCAGCT GGTTCCCCCGGCCAAGATGGACGCACTGGACCTGCTGGTGCTACTGGATCCCGTGGACAGCCCGGAGTTATGGGATTCCCCGGACCAAAGGGAGTTGCT GGTGAGAACGGTAAGCCCGGTGAGAGAGGACCCACTGGAGCCACTGGCGCCCTT GGTGCTCCTGGCAAAGATGGTGATGTTGGTGCTCCTGGACCTTCTGGTGTTGCT GGACCTGctggagagaagggagagggTGGACCCGCCGGACCCTCTGGATTCCAG GGTCTTCCTGGACCCCAAGGTGCTACTGGTGAGACTGGCAAGCCTGGTGAGCAG GGTGGTCCTGGTGAGGCTGGACCCAGCGGCCCATCTGGACCAAGA GGTGACAGAGGTTTCCCCGGTGAGCGCGGTGCCCCTGGCGGTGCTGGCCCAACTGGAAGCCGTGGTGCTCCTGGCCCTGCTGGTAACGATGGAGCCAAG ggagagCCTGGTGCTGGTGGTGCCCCCGGCGGTATGGGATCCCCCGGTATGCAGGGAATGCCCGGTGAGCGTGGTTCTTCTGGTCTCCCTGGTGCCAAGGGCGAGAGA GGTGATGCTGGAGCCAAGGGAGGTGATGGTTCCGCTGGCAAAGACGGCATGCGCGGTATGACTGGTGCTATTGGAGTTCCTGGACCCCATGGTGCTCAGGGTGAGAAG GGTGAGCCTGGCGCTGTTGGAGTTGCTGGACCTACCGGACCTCGTGGTGCCCCT GGTGAGCGTGGAGAGACTGGACCTTCTGGACCCGCTGGATTCGCTGGACCTCCT GGTGCTGATGGTCAGCCTGGTGCCAAGGGAGAGTCTGGTGACTCTGGACCCAAGGGAGACGGTGGTGCTCCTGGACCCGCTGGACCCGTCGGTGGTGCTGGACCTCAG GGACCTTCTGGACCCACTGGACCTAAAGGTGCTCGTGGTGGTGCTGGACCCCCT ggTGCTACTGGCTTCCCCGGACCTGCTGGAAGAGTTGGACCCCCTGGCCCCTCT GGAGCTAGTGGACCCCCTGGACCCATGGGACCCCTTGGCAAAGATGGAGCAAGAGGAGGTCGTGGTGAGACCGGCCCCGCTGGTCGCCCCGGTGAGGCTGGAGCTACTGGACCCCAAGGACTTTCTGGAGAGAAGGGATCTGTTGGCTCTGATGGTGCCCCT GGTCCCTCTGGTATCCCCGGACCCCAAGGTGTTGTTGGACAGCGCGGTATTGTAGGTCTTCCTGGACAGCGTGGAGAGCGTGGTTTCTCTGGTCTGCCCGGAACATCT GGCGAGCCCGGAAAGCAGGGACCTGCTGGTCTTCATGGTGAGCGTGGACCCCCCGGACCTGCTGGACCCCCTGGTCTGACCGGTCCTACTGGAGAAGCTGGACGTGAG GGATCTGCCGGACACGATGGTGCTCCTGGTCGTGATGGAGCTGCTGGCCCCAAG GGAGACCGTGGAGAGTCTGGTATGTCTGGACCCCCAGGACCCCCTGGTGCTCCTGGAGCCCCTGGAGCTGTTGGCCCCTCTGGCAAATCTGGTGACCGTGGAGAGTCT gGAGCTGCTGGTTCTCCCGGCCCTGCTGGCCCTGCTGGTGTCCGTGGCCCCGCT GGACCCGCTGGTGcaaagggagacagaggagaggctGGTGAGGCAGGAGATAGAGGACACAAGGGACACAGAGGATTCACCGGCATGCAGGGTCTGCCCGGCACCTCC GGAGGATCTGGAGAGAGAGGACCTGCTGGTGCTTCTGGACCTGCTGGACCCAGA GGACCTTCTGGATCTAACGGCTCCCCTGGTAAGGATGGCATGAACGGTCTGCCTGGACCCATCGGACCCCCTGGACCTCGCGGTCGCAATGGAGAGATGGGACCTTCC GGACCCCCCGGACCTCCCGGAGCCGCTGGACCTCCCGGACCTCCCGGCAGTGGAATCAACTTCATCAGCGAGCCTTTTCAGGAGAAGGCACCCGATCCCTTCCGCGGCGGCCACTACCGCGCTGATGACCCCAACATGATGCGCGATCGCGACATGGAGGTCGACACTACCCTCAAGACCCTGACCCAGAAGGTTGAGATCATCCGCAGCCCAGACGGTACCCAGAAGAGCCCAGTCCGCATGTGCCGTGACCTGAAGATGGCCCACCCCGAGTGGAAGAGCG ACATGTTCTGGGTTGACCCCAACCAGGGATCCCCTCTGGATGCTATCAAGGTCCACTGCAACATGGAGACTGGCGAGACTTGCGTCTACCCCAGCGAGTCCAGCATCCCCATGAAGAACTGGTACCTCAGCAAGAACATCAGAGAGAAGAAGCATGTCTGGTTCAGCGAGTCCATGACCGGTGGATTCCAG TTCCAGTATGGCAGCAATGGAGCTGATCCCGAGGATGTCAACATCCAGATGACCTTCATGCGCCTGATGTCCAACCAGGCCTCTCAGAACATGACATACCACTGCAAGAACAGCATTGCCTACATGGACTCCGCCACCGGCAACCTGAAGAAGGCTCTCCTTCTCCAGGGAACCAACGACGTTGAGATCAGAGCCGAGGGCAACAGCCGCTTCACATACAGCGTCAGCGAGGATGGCTGCACG TCACACACTGGCTCATGGGGTAAGACAGTCATCGACTACAAGACATCAAAAACATCCCGCCTGCCCATCATTGACATTGCTCCTATGGATGTTGGTGCACCTGATCAGGAATTTGGCGTCGAAGTTGGCCCCGTCTGCTTcttgtaa